A window from Aquabacterium sp. NJ1 encodes these proteins:
- a CDS encoding polysaccharide biosynthesis/export family protein, producing MSVLETPDEASLQVITLSTAQLAAMPKAPTRIHAGDTLRIVRDAQDSASLDLRNLVEDSQTQLYVVRSDGTFSFRYAGTVEAAGKTPDELATLLRSKLDTYYREPGVTVNIVSSPSSKVVIGGAVRNPLTIDLNAVANLEQAMFAAGGLAVSADPSRVALLRLDDKDRYQVYYVNFSNVLQQAGDGRTSIALQRGDIVFVPKSTAGGKADGVDLYFNQLLPFSRSVGVGLNGNVNLNH from the coding sequence ATGAGCGTCCTCGAGACGCCGGACGAAGCGTCGCTCCAGGTGATCACCTTGTCGACCGCCCAGCTGGCCGCCATGCCCAAGGCGCCGACGCGCATCCACGCGGGGGACACCTTGCGCATCGTGCGCGACGCGCAGGATTCGGCCTCGCTGGACTTGCGCAACCTGGTGGAAGACAGCCAGACACAGCTTTACGTGGTGCGTTCCGATGGCACGTTCTCGTTCCGTTACGCGGGCACCGTCGAAGCCGCGGGCAAGACGCCTGATGAACTGGCCACCCTGTTGCGCAGCAAGCTCGACACCTACTACCGCGAGCCCGGCGTGACGGTCAACATCGTGTCTTCGCCTTCCAGCAAGGTGGTGATCGGTGGCGCGGTGCGCAACCCCCTGACCATCGACCTCAATGCCGTGGCCAACCTGGAGCAGGCCATGTTCGCCGCGGGCGGGCTGGCCGTGTCGGCCGACCCCAGCCGCGTGGCCCTGCTGCGCCTGGATGACAAGGACCGCTACCAGGTCTACTACGTCAACTTCAGCAACGTGCTGCAACAAGCCGGCGATGGGCGCACGTCGATTGCGCTGCAGCGCGGCGACATCGTGTTCGTGCCCAAGTCCACGGCCGGGGGCAAGGCCGATGGGGTGGACTTGTATTTCAATCAGCTGCTGCCGTTCTCGCGCTCCGTGGGTGTGGGCCTCAACGGCAATGTCAATCTGAATCACTGA